A window of the Halorussus pelagicus genome harbors these coding sequences:
- a CDS encoding DUF2617 family protein yields MPPTDPPNRRTDAPNLHFAYASSEPNLEVFDVKRVVPSELCGEPAALTVIGESHYVGVPALDFHEICSCKPVSGDSTAVTPLELGVEREFAFETDRLRVETLAEVRPIEAFPGQEEADAAFRFGPDAWTTITLDPAGSGERAAATDESVADASGTYETYHTYPEHGLAVYTFTELHSARRAREAQTQCDEITPTPQTDD; encoded by the coding sequence ATGCCACCTACCGACCCCCCGAATCGCCGCACCGACGCCCCGAACCTCCACTTCGCGTACGCGAGTAGCGAACCGAATCTGGAGGTGTTCGACGTGAAGCGCGTCGTGCCGAGCGAACTCTGTGGCGAACCGGCGGCGCTGACCGTCATCGGCGAGTCCCACTACGTCGGCGTCCCGGCGCTCGACTTTCACGAAATCTGTTCGTGTAAGCCCGTCTCGGGCGACTCGACCGCGGTGACGCCGCTGGAACTGGGCGTCGAGCGCGAGTTCGCCTTCGAGACCGACCGCCTGCGCGTCGAAACGCTCGCCGAGGTCCGACCCATCGAGGCGTTCCCCGGCCAGGAAGAGGCCGACGCCGCCTTCCGGTTCGGTCCCGACGCGTGGACGACCATCACGCTCGACCCGGCCGGTTCCGGCGAGCGCGCGGCCGCGACCGACGAGTCGGTCGCGGACGCCAGCGGGACCTACGAGACGTACCACACCTACCCCGAACACGGACTGGCGGTCTACACGTTCACCGAACTTCACTCCGCGCGACGAGCGCGCGAAGCGCAGACGCAGTGCGACGAGATAACACCGACACCCCAAACCGATGACTGA
- a CDS encoding M20 family metallo-hydrolase yields the protein MNVDRERLRRDIERTAAFGDIDAEEGRGRTVLAGTEPNREARENFADRLDDAGLDVRVDAVGNIAGRWVPESADPSAAPVAAGSHLDSVPEGGIFDGPLGVYAALEAVRAMREASVEPERPVEVVSFTEEEGQRFASGLLGSSVAVGERSVEEALALEDDDGTALETALADIGFRGEGRLDASEWDSWLELHVEQSERLTDAGVSVGVVTAITGITHCEAILRGEANHAGATPMGDRTDALAAASEFVLDVERAANEVAATDSETAVGTVGSLDVRPNATNVVPGEVKAGVDIRDVDRGAMRELVARARRSLARLERERGVETEFRRPFDLEPTPMSDRVRGAARDAGAAAGIETLEMHSGAAHDTMHVADVTDAGLLFALSKDGISHNPKEWTDWKDCATATRVLAGALANLAGA from the coding sequence ATGAACGTAGACCGCGAGCGACTGCGGCGAGACATCGAGCGAACCGCCGCGTTCGGTGACATCGACGCCGAGGAGGGCCGCGGGCGGACCGTCCTCGCTGGCACCGAACCCAACCGCGAGGCCCGCGAGAACTTCGCGGACCGACTGGACGACGCCGGACTCGACGTGCGAGTCGATGCCGTGGGCAACATTGCGGGGCGGTGGGTCCCCGAGAGCGCCGACCCGAGCGCCGCCCCGGTCGCGGCCGGAAGCCACCTCGACTCGGTGCCGGAGGGCGGCATCTTCGACGGTCCGCTCGGCGTCTACGCCGCGCTCGAAGCCGTCCGGGCAATGAGAGAGGCGAGCGTCGAACCGGAGCGCCCGGTCGAAGTCGTTTCCTTCACCGAGGAAGAGGGCCAGCGGTTCGCGTCCGGACTCCTCGGGTCCTCGGTCGCGGTCGGCGAGCGGTCGGTCGAGGAGGCTCTCGCGCTCGAAGACGACGACGGGACCGCGCTGGAGACCGCCCTCGCAGACATCGGCTTTCGGGGCGAGGGTCGCCTCGACGCCAGCGAATGGGACTCGTGGCTCGAACTCCACGTCGAGCAGAGCGAGCGACTGACCGACGCCGGGGTCTCGGTCGGCGTCGTCACCGCAATCACGGGCATCACCCACTGCGAAGCAATCCTCCGCGGCGAGGCGAACCACGCGGGCGCGACACCGATGGGCGACCGGACCGACGCGCTCGCGGCGGCCAGCGAGTTCGTCCTCGACGTGGAACGGGCCGCCAACGAGGTCGCGGCGACCGACAGCGAGACCGCGGTCGGCACCGTCGGGAGTCTCGACGTGCGCCCGAACGCGACCAACGTCGTGCCCGGCGAAGTCAAGGCGGGCGTCGATATTCGGGACGTGGACCGCGGCGCGATGCGGGAACTCGTCGCCCGCGCCCGCCGGAGCCTCGCGCGTCTCGAACGCGAGCGCGGCGTCGAGACCGAGTTCCGGCGTCCCTTCGACCTCGAACCGACGCCGATGAGCGACCGCGTCCGTGGGGCGGCCCGCGACGCGGGCGCGGCGGCCGGTATCGAGACGCTGGAGATGCACTCGGGCGCGGCCCACGACACGATGCACGTCGCGGACGTGACCGACGCGGGCCTGCTGTTCGCGCTTTCGAAGGACGGCATCTCGCACAACCCGAAAGAGTGGACCGACTGGAAAGACTGCGCGACCGCGACGCGGGTGCTGGCGGGGGCGCTGGCAAACCTCGCGGGGGCGTAG
- a CDS encoding O-methyltransferase has translation MVPERDDTLREMESHGEAIGFPTVGPAVGSFLRLAARMVDAERVFEFGSGFGYSAYWFAEALPEDGEIVLTEHHADELADAREYLARGGYADRAVFEEGDALETVERHDGPFDVVLVDCHKDGYPDALDAVRDKVAEGGVVIADNAMESGIQDFETILAILEGDDPEDVDDQTRGIADYLSTVRDDPDFETAALPLGEGIAVSVRT, from the coding sequence ATGGTGCCCGAACGCGACGACACCCTCCGAGAGATGGAGAGCCACGGCGAAGCTATCGGCTTCCCGACGGTGGGTCCCGCAGTGGGTTCGTTCCTGCGACTCGCGGCCCGGATGGTCGATGCCGAGCGAGTCTTCGAGTTCGGATCGGGGTTCGGCTACTCGGCCTACTGGTTCGCCGAGGCGCTCCCCGAGGACGGCGAAATCGTCCTGACCGAACACCACGCCGACGAACTCGCCGACGCCCGCGAGTATCTGGCCCGTGGCGGCTACGCCGACCGAGCGGTGTTCGAGGAGGGCGACGCGCTCGAAACCGTCGAGCGCCACGACGGTCCCTTCGACGTGGTTCTCGTGGACTGCCACAAGGACGGCTACCCCGACGCCCTCGACGCGGTACGCGACAAAGTCGCGGAGGGCGGCGTCGTCATCGCCGATAACGCGATGGAGAGCGGGATTCAGGACTTCGAGACCATCCTCGCTATCCTCGAAGGCGACGACCCCGAGGACGTAGACGACCAGACGCGAGGCATCGCCGACTATCTCTCGACGGTCCGCGACGACCCCGACTTCGAGACCGCCGCGCTTCCGCTCGGCGAGGGAATCGCCGTGAGCGTTCGGACGTGA
- a CDS encoding tryptophanase — protein MRAYKSKVVSPIRLPDRDEREDQLEQAGYNVFNLDSDAVFVDLLTDSGTGTMSESQWAAMMSGDEAYAGSESFERLEESVADVMGFERILPAHQGRGAENVLYGSLVEDGDYVPNNTHFDTTRAHITNNGAEPVDCPHEDALAGDREFAGDIDVEQVRELADEVGAENVPAVLLTLTNNSLAGQPVSVENVRAAREVADELDATFVIDACRFAENAYFVREREDGFSDQSVAEVAREQLSYADALVMSGKKDGLVNVGGFVALRDDPELDNLHAKARERAILYEGFTTYGGMAGRDLEAMAVGLREAVEESYIADRVGQVQRLGDMLAERDVPVQRPTGGHAVYVNAAEFLPEIPASQFPGQALVCELYREGAVRGVELGSFAFPDTDRPELVRLSLPRRTYGTDHLEHVAETFERVAERRDHGDVSGLEITEEPEMAELRHFSAELRPVETAETPSAD, from the coding sequence ATGCGAGCCTACAAGTCGAAAGTCGTCTCTCCGATTCGCCTTCCCGACCGCGACGAACGCGAGGACCAACTCGAACAGGCGGGGTACAACGTCTTCAATCTCGACTCCGACGCCGTGTTCGTTGACCTGCTGACCGACAGCGGCACCGGGACCATGAGCGAGTCCCAGTGGGCCGCGATGATGTCGGGTGACGAGGCCTACGCCGGGAGCGAGAGTTTCGAACGGTTAGAGGAGTCCGTCGCAGACGTGATGGGCTTCGAGCGAATCCTGCCCGCCCATCAGGGTCGCGGGGCCGAAAACGTCCTCTACGGTTCGCTGGTCGAAGACGGCGACTACGTACCGAACAACACCCACTTCGACACCACGCGCGCCCATATCACCAACAACGGGGCCGAACCGGTCGATTGTCCCCACGAGGACGCCCTCGCGGGCGACCGCGAGTTCGCGGGCGACATCGACGTTGAACAGGTCCGAGAACTGGCCGACGAGGTCGGCGCTGAGAACGTCCCTGCGGTTCTGCTCACGCTGACGAATAACTCGCTGGCGGGTCAACCGGTCAGCGTCGAGAACGTCCGAGCGGCCCGAGAGGTCGCCGACGAACTCGACGCGACGTTCGTCATCGACGCCTGCCGGTTCGCCGAGAACGCCTACTTCGTCCGAGAGCGCGAGGACGGATTTTCTGACCAGTCAGTCGCCGAGGTCGCCCGCGAACAGCTCTCCTACGCCGACGCGCTCGTCATGAGCGGGAAGAAGGACGGGCTGGTCAACGTCGGCGGGTTCGTCGCCCTGCGCGACGACCCGGAACTCGACAACCTGCACGCGAAGGCCCGCGAGCGCGCCATCCTCTACGAGGGGTTCACGACCTACGGCGGGATGGCTGGCCGGGATTTGGAGGCGATGGCGGTCGGACTCCGCGAAGCGGTCGAGGAGTCGTACATCGCCGACCGAGTGGGACAGGTCCAGCGACTCGGCGACATGCTGGCCGAGCGCGACGTGCCGGTCCAGCGCCCGACCGGCGGCCACGCGGTGTACGTGAACGCCGCCGAGTTCCTGCCCGAGATTCCGGCCTCGCAGTTCCCCGGTCAGGCGCTGGTCTGTGAACTCTACCGCGAGGGCGCGGTCCGAGGCGTCGAGTTAGGGAGTTTCGCGTTCCCCGACACCGACCGGCCGGAACTGGTCCGCCTGTCGCTACCCCGCCGGACCTACGGCACGGACCACCTCGAACACGTCGCCGAGACGTTCGAGCGCGTCGCCGAGCGCCGCGACCACGGGGACGTGTCCGGTCTCGAAATCACCGAGGAACCCGAGATGGCCGAACTCCGCCACTTCAGCGCTGAGTTGCGACCCGTGGAAACGGCGGAGACGCCGAGCGCCGACTGA
- a CDS encoding pentapeptide repeat-containing protein produces the protein MAQTTERTAADATATCRYTFDPAKRTDAHLQTTWECPHEAHGDSDYCPFHMSRDERASNDVSAEEIVAQIKENLRSGGVRANEYVGADLPHLSLTYQDIDGGNNHVLNFQYADIEGLDITHGHLEQGLNLRGATVGALEFESATIDGTLDAADLSVERRFSAYETTFREDVTLQDASFHAEVDCDETTFGDDTTFAGATFHGVAHFRNAETTGTSHVLDDNISFADVEFRDDASFRQATFKYVTFENAGFHAESDFEHVEFEGDAQFGDVVFDRMADFDEARFHDDACFKDARFKQLAEFRGVEFNGGSRTTNDDVTFEAATFEDEADFKLARFRFADFKDATFQGAFNLDRAQFDARADCHRIEVGGTAIFERVAFFDGVNFDGSRFEGDVRGVDAEFHGDADFMATTFRSRVRFTEARFLEDASFREATFQDDAVFRGSIFEGEAKHLEENACFDETTFEALADFQSSSFTNGSFKDVTFHDESNFRESEFHNGVEFRVQSGGSADTYVDLTEATIVGGTIVIAAESAVIYDLTKATLGDVRLESEGSDHELLDHFRFCLTDFDHFDFSDHHAYLERNDWNVHDFLGDESSGRYDVEMTSEVVEETYRKAQDSADAVGDTPAMREFEFKRYCYNRKKNLDIVFREYSLNTWGRVKKASSVGLNFFMQLTCGYGNRLPRIAALTFLLPAVFGGLYVLGGPLQTQAGVIWNADQPATTLFEGLYYSYISFSTIGYGDIGPVGWLAKILAASQGMLNGLFFTLLTFTLFKRVLGGN, from the coding sequence ATGGCACAAACGACAGAACGGACGGCCGCCGACGCCACGGCGACCTGCCGGTACACCTTCGACCCCGCGAAACGGACCGACGCCCACCTCCAGACGACGTGGGAGTGTCCCCACGAGGCCCACGGCGACAGCGACTACTGCCCGTTCCACATGTCCCGCGACGAGCGCGCGAGCAACGACGTTTCCGCCGAGGAAATCGTGGCCCAAATCAAGGAGAATCTGCGCTCCGGGGGAGTGCGCGCCAACGAGTACGTGGGCGCGGACCTGCCCCACCTCTCGCTGACCTATCAGGATATCGACGGCGGGAACAACCACGTCCTCAACTTCCAGTACGCCGATATCGAGGGATTGGACATCACCCACGGCCACCTCGAACAGGGCCTGAACCTCCGCGGTGCGACCGTCGGCGCGCTGGAGTTCGAGAGCGCGACCATCGACGGAACGCTCGACGCCGCCGACCTCTCGGTCGAACGTCGCTTCTCGGCCTACGAGACCACGTTCCGAGAGGACGTGACCCTACAGGACGCGAGTTTCCACGCCGAGGTTGACTGCGACGAGACGACGTTCGGCGACGACACGACTTTCGCTGGGGCGACCTTCCACGGCGTCGCCCACTTCCGTAATGCCGAGACCACAGGCACTAGCCACGTCCTCGACGACAACATCTCCTTTGCCGACGTGGAGTTCCGCGACGACGCGAGTTTCCGGCAGGCGACCTTCAAGTACGTCACCTTCGAGAACGCCGGGTTCCACGCCGAGTCGGACTTCGAACACGTCGAGTTCGAGGGCGACGCCCAGTTCGGCGACGTCGTTTTCGACCGGATGGCCGACTTCGACGAGGCCCGGTTCCACGACGACGCCTGCTTCAAGGACGCCCGGTTCAAGCAGCTCGCGGAGTTCCGCGGCGTCGAGTTCAACGGCGGCAGTCGGACGACCAACGACGACGTGACCTTCGAGGCCGCGACGTTCGAGGACGAGGCCGACTTCAAACTCGCGCGCTTCCGGTTCGCCGATTTCAAGGACGCGACGTTTCAGGGCGCGTTCAACCTCGACCGCGCGCAGTTCGACGCCAGAGCCGACTGTCACCGAATCGAGGTCGGCGGAACCGCCATCTTCGAGCGCGTCGCGTTCTTCGACGGCGTCAACTTCGACGGCAGTCGCTTCGAGGGCGACGTGCGAGGCGTCGATGCGGAGTTCCACGGCGATGCCGACTTCATGGCGACGACGTTCCGGTCGCGCGTACGATTCACCGAGGCCCGCTTTCTGGAGGACGCCAGTTTCCGGGAGGCGACGTTTCAGGACGACGCCGTCTTCCGCGGCTCCATCTTCGAGGGCGAGGCCAAGCACCTAGAGGAGAACGCCTGCTTCGACGAGACGACCTTCGAGGCGCTGGCAGATTTCCAGTCGTCGAGTTTCACCAACGGGTCGTTCAAGGACGTGACGTTCCACGACGAATCGAACTTCCGAGAGTCGGAGTTTCATAACGGCGTAGAGTTCCGGGTCCAGTCGGGCGGGAGCGCCGACACCTACGTTGACCTGACGGAGGCGACCATCGTGGGCGGAACCATCGTCATCGCTGCCGAGAGCGCGGTCATCTACGACCTGACGAAAGCGACGCTCGGCGACGTTCGACTGGAGAGCGAAGGGAGCGACCACGAACTGCTCGACCACTTCCGGTTCTGCCTGACGGACTTCGACCACTTCGACTTCAGCGACCACCACGCCTACCTCGAACGCAACGACTGGAACGTCCACGACTTCCTCGGTGACGAGTCGTCGGGGCGCTACGACGTGGAGATGACCAGCGAAGTCGTCGAAGAGACTTACCGGAAGGCACAGGACAGCGCTGACGCAGTCGGCGACACGCCCGCGATGCGCGAGTTCGAGTTCAAGCGCTACTGTTACAACCGCAAGAAGAACCTGGATATCGTCTTCCGAGAATACTCGTTAAACACATGGGGCCGCGTAAAGAAGGCCTCCAGCGTCGGACTCAACTTCTTCATGCAGTTGACCTGCGGGTACGGCAACCGCCTGCCCCGCATCGCGGCGCTCACCTTCCTCCTCCCGGCGGTGTTCGGCGGTCTCTACGTCCTCGGCGGCCCGCTGCAGACCCAAGCCGGAGTCATCTGGAACGCAGACCAACCCGCGACGACGCTCTTCGAAGGTCTCTACTACAGCTACATCAGCTTCAGCACCATCGGCTACGGCGACATCGGACCGGTGGGCTGGCTGGCGAAGATTCTGGCGGCGAGTCAGGGGATGTTGAACGGCCTGTTCTTCACCCTGCTCACGTTCACGCTGTTCAAGCGGGTGCTTGGCGGGAACTGA
- a CDS encoding spermidine synthase has protein sequence MSKPSARTKTLTLLAITYVVSFCSFAYEFVYSELLTVMYGGTVTQYVITVGLYFFSLGIGSAVSDDLQGDAPSNFFRTEVYLAAVAPAGFMLIVGLNSVAIPETVPSELVWVVARLPAIAVGFLSGFELPLLTRMVEQTDEPGRLLPAAVTEGFGRLYGLVLGVFGLFWSVERTAGERSGLSVVLAMDYVGGLFGAVVYAKVLYPRLGLVPTIFVLALLNAVTALVFVARFSERPWGLFSGERRKLASRESAALLAVCLLLTAGYAGAVANHRQVDREVTELYLEQQIESEYQRGAMDAEITDQWTTEYQHVVRYDRTWTGAGDNPYFAEESEQCLRLGTAVQLCESWADSYHQGLVDVPMSLTDRGPETNVLVVGGGDWIAIDRLRQYNVSVDHVDLDGEFMAHAKNDSFYARWHDDAHEYDRLNTTVGDGYAYLGDTDESYDLVLLDIPGATDDDLLKLYSKEFYDSIRRHLEPDGVVAAWAYSQYGYPQHNKAYLNTVREAGFDRYAPYWAWEDVDRDGESERVEQFYVLAPGERESFPDPGSTRATDYVRAHADRYRDLQWRAVPRYSGVEVNSLFHPNYDIIVDT, from the coding sequence GCGTATGAGTTCGTCTACTCGGAGCTGTTGACCGTGATGTACGGCGGGACCGTCACCCAGTACGTTATCACGGTAGGGCTGTACTTTTTCAGCCTCGGCATCGGGTCGGCGGTCTCCGACGACTTGCAGGGCGACGCGCCCTCGAACTTCTTCCGGACCGAGGTGTATCTCGCCGCGGTCGCTCCGGCCGGGTTCATGCTCATCGTCGGCCTGAACAGCGTGGCGATTCCCGAGACCGTACCCTCGGAACTCGTCTGGGTCGTCGCCAGACTCCCCGCGATTGCGGTCGGGTTCCTCTCGGGATTCGAACTCCCCCTGCTGACCCGGATGGTCGAGCAGACCGACGAACCGGGTCGGCTCCTCCCCGCCGCCGTGACCGAGGGTTTCGGTCGCCTCTACGGTCTCGTCCTCGGGGTCTTCGGCCTGTTCTGGAGCGTCGAGCGAACCGCGGGCGAGCGAAGCGGTCTCTCGGTCGTGCTGGCGATGGACTACGTCGGCGGCCTGTTTGGGGCCGTCGTCTACGCGAAGGTCCTCTACCCCCGACTCGGACTCGTCCCGACCATCTTCGTGCTGGCACTGCTCAACGCCGTCACCGCGCTCGTCTTCGTCGCCCGGTTCAGCGAGCGCCCGTGGGGACTGTTCTCCGGGGAGCGCCGCAAACTGGCGAGTCGAGAGTCGGCCGCGCTCCTCGCGGTCTGTCTCCTGTTGACCGCAGGGTACGCGGGCGCGGTGGCCAACCACCGACAGGTGGACCGCGAGGTGACGGAACTCTACCTCGAACAGCAGATAGAGTCGGAGTACCAGCGGGGCGCGATGGACGCTGAGATAACGGACCAGTGGACCACCGAGTACCAACACGTCGTCCGGTACGACCGGACGTGGACCGGCGCTGGCGACAACCCGTACTTCGCCGAGGAGTCCGAGCAGTGCCTGCGCCTCGGGACCGCGGTCCAGCTCTGCGAGAGTTGGGCCGACTCGTACCATCAGGGCCTCGTGGACGTACCGATGTCGCTGACCGACCGCGGTCCCGAGACGAACGTCCTCGTCGTCGGCGGCGGCGACTGGATAGCCATCGACCGCCTCCGGCAGTACAACGTCAGCGTGGACCATGTGGACCTCGACGGCGAGTTCATGGCTCACGCCAAAAACGACTCGTTCTACGCGCGCTGGCACGACGATGCCCACGAGTACGACCGCCTGAACACCACGGTCGGCGACGGCTACGCCTACCTCGGGGACACCGACGAGAGCTACGACCTCGTGCTGTTGGACATTCCCGGCGCGACCGACGACGACCTGCTCAAACTCTACTCGAAGGAGTTCTACGACTCCATCCGGCGACATCTCGAACCGGACGGCGTCGTCGCGGCGTGGGCCTACTCCCAGTACGGTTACCCCCAGCACAACAAGGCGTATCTGAACACGGTTCGGGAAGCCGGATTCGACCGCTACGCGCCCTACTGGGCGTGGGAGGACGTGGACCGCGACGGCGAGAGCGAGCGCGTCGAGCAGTTTTACGTCCTCGCGCCGGGCGAGCGCGAGTCGTTCCCCGACCCCGGCTCGACCCGCGCGACCGACTACGTCCGAGCGCACGCCGACCGCTACCGCGACTTGCAGTGGCGCGCGGTCCCGCGCTACAGCGGCGTGGAAGTCAACTCGCTGTTCCACCCGAACTACGACATCATCGTGGACACCTGA